The following DNA comes from Xiphias gladius isolate SHS-SW01 ecotype Sanya breed wild chromosome 10, ASM1685928v1, whole genome shotgun sequence.
CGACTCACCCCCCACCCTCTCTGACAGTTTGATCCCTCCCGCGCCAAACTGAAGCCCGGTCTGGACGATGGCAAAGCAAAACTTCCCAAAACCTCTCACAGTCGTCTCAGACTCGCTGAACTGTTGATATCTTTGCCTGGTAAGTTCggtttttgttggtgtttttttttttttttaaatgcttcaaCATAATTTACAGGTAACAGAGCGATGCGCTGTCAATGGAGCAGCCGTCCTCCACTGCGAACCGGTGCATTTTCTCCCTCTGATCGTTGCTGTGAAACGACTTAATCGAACCGTTGTAACCGGTTCAGAGACTTTAATCAGAGGCGCCTCCGGCTACACGACCTGAACCTTTGACATTCCGGCGCAGGCGCGTTGTGTAACGGGCCATTACGCAATcgtgtatctctctctctctctcgtttccCCCATTCTTCTTCCGCTAAATAGTTTTGTTATTCGCATCCCAGTTCAGGACACAGCCGCTCTGCACTGATGCGGTTTTACCAAGGTGGTTCGTGATTAGTCTCTCGCCTGCACGCAATGACACGTTCGTGCGTAAAGGGCTGGCTCGCCcagattacaaaaacaaaaatagtagcaacaacaataatgtttttttttttcttttctgaccCATCGTTTGTGCAGATAGTTTGGGCTCCATGTGCCCATGCAGGTTTGGAGATACACTCGCAGCGCACTTCatcaggaacacctgtacacctgcttgtTCATGCCATCATCCAATCAGTCAATCATGTAGGCAGCACCTGCAGATACAGCTCAGGAGATTCGGTTGATGGTCACATCAAACGTGAGAattgggggggggtgtgtgaTCTCAGTGTCTTTGACCTTGGCGCGATTGTTGGCGCCAGCTGGTCCGAGTATCTCTGAAACTTCTGAACTCCTGGGACTTTCCCACACAACAGTCTCAAGGGTTTTTTGTTTCGGGATGGTgcgaaaaacagaaaaggtcCGGCGAGCGGGGGCTCCGCAGACGGAAACGCCTCGTTGGTGAGAGAGGCCAGAGGAGAaaggccagactggttggagcagATTCAGTCCACACCTACATTTTCCAGGGATCACTTattatatcatcatcattattataaataaaggTATAATCATGTTTCTGTAAGAACTGGTGCTTTCCAGTCTGTTCAGGTATGGTTGCTATTGCCGTTGATAGTAACTACCcactatttccttttttttcccccctaaccAAATCACAGTTGCCGCTGCTGGGACTCTCAAATGCATCACATCCTGCGCACTGGAAGAGTTTTACTGGGAAACACCTACCAGACGGcgagtgtttttaaaaaaaacccacgaATTAAAAGCTTTCGTAGAGTTGCCTCGGGTTAACTTGCTGTCGTTTACGTTGTGGCCCTTGGCACGCCAGTTATAGGTTTTGGTGAGGCATGTATTTAGAGAAGAATTTTaatcctctctcccttccttttgCAGGCCTGGCGCAAGTGTTGCTCGAGCTTTGCCGAGATGATGCAGGCGGTGTGTGTCGACGTACCGGGAGGACCAGAGAATCTGCTGCTGCGGACTGTCCCCAGACCTCAACCCAAAGACGGAGAAGTCCTGATTAAGGTTCATGCGACCGCCCTCAACAGGGCAGACTTATTACAGGTACAATACAGTCTGGAGTAGATGTGATATGGTGGCCTGTTGTCATTCTAATTTGAGTCACTGCGGttgctttaaaaacagaattcagAAGTACAGTCATCCTGATTCTGAAACACACCTCAGCTCATATCAACCCGGTCCAATAAtaattcttcttttctgtttcacgTAGAGGCGAGGGCTGTACCCGCCTCCCCCAGGTGAGAGTGACATCATAGGCCTGGAGGTGGCTGGGACTGTGGATGCTCTGGGCCCCGGGGTGAGGAGAGGCTGGAAGACAGCGGACAGGGTCATGGCCTTGCTCTGTGGAGGAGGGTATGCAGAATACGTCGCGGTGCCTGAGGAGCTTCTCATGCCTGCTCCCCCGAATCTCACACTCTGCCAGGCCGCTGCCATCCCAGAGGCCTGGCTCACCGCTTTTCAGCTGCTGGATCTCATAGGTATaccaacccttttttttttttttttttttctttttattagcaTACAGTAACATGGTACCTTGGAAAAGGGTCGTTTAGGGAGACGTGTAAGCAGTTTACAAGCAAGAAAACACAACCACTAAAtcatgaacaaacaaacaatagaCATGTAGGCCAGAAACCAGCATGTTCCCAATActatatgaaacaaaaatattacacattaaTTAAGGTGAGATAATGATCAGCATATTACTTGACCATTAGAGAGATCACAACCCTAGGTAGAACAtctctgctgtttatttgtaaTAGTATATTATATTTAGGAAGCAGGGGAGTAGATACTGTATTGATATTAAAGcagaattaaattttaaatttgattaagCATTTCTTTCAGCCATTTAACTGTATTCCTTTTATTCTAAATGtctaagtttttctttttcgtaTCCTTTTTATCTTTAGtggtgttattgttttattatttattagtcattttataatttatatgaagcactttttaactttgttttgataaggactgtataaatgtttaaaataatcttttatatatatatactgtatgaaaggGGCATACAACCTCATCAGAATAGTTAAAAAGTATTTCTACCTGTGCGGTGCTGCAagcaagtaaaaacaaatacaaataattatttcaaataGGTGAAAAAGGTTATTTTCCACATATTTCTACTTCATTTTATGTGACCTTTTTCGCCCCCCACCTCCGTGTTTCCATTTTCTATCATTAACGAAAGTCCCCTCATTAAATTCTGTACTTGTGTCTTTTCGCCATCTGTCCCCTCTGCCACAGCTCAGGTGAAGGAAGGTGAGGTGGTGCTGGCTCATGCTGGAGCCAGCGGAGTAGGAACAGCTGCTGTTCAGCTGGTTCGCCTGTTTGGTGCCGTGCCCATCGTTACCGCGGGGAGCCCAGAGAAGCTAAAGATGGCTGAGGGACTGGGAGCGGCAGCTGGCTTTAACTACAAAGAGGAAAGCTTCGCGCAGGGAGTTCATGACTTTACAGGAGGTGAATTGCGTAGCCGTGTTGACAGGTCACTGTGTCGCGGGGTTACGGTGCTATCTTTGCTAATGAGCAGTCATTTCTGTAATGTTTTCGCACCGTTCCTCCTATTGCAGTGATTTATCAAACAATATGGCAGAGTTCCGGAGAACCGTCTTTGGGTTTTCTACCTCTCCAGAGACATATTATTAATTGTTGCTCATGATTACTACATGATTACAGCAGAGCATTTTTGTGAGCATTTTTAAAGGCTAAAGCTGTTGTTATTCTATACATTTCTTAGTGTTAacaaattccattaaaaaaaaactaaaaccaacaTTGTTACTTCCCTTTCCTGGCACTCAGCCCCAGGCCCACTGGTTGGTACTGAGGACCTAATTTTTTtaactataaaaacaaatatatagttttatttttttttaaaaggataaatacttccctaaaacagctgggcactgtaggtTTTTTCAAGTGGTACttaaacaggagtaaatagtaaatttgtttgggactattttcagatgCGGATTAATATACATTTGCTGGTCTAGtaggttttgttttgctgagaaGAAAactatagaatatcaccagacgtATCCTTAATTTTGTGGTAAATAGATACATTAAATGTAtatacaattatttattattgtttgaaGTAACTCAGTATTTGGCTATATTATTATTGAGAATAAAAATGAAGGCTGAAGAAAAGGTTGCCTCTAGCAGGTCAGGATCAAATCCGGTACGGCAGATCCAGGATCTAGCTGGTGCACGGTTCAACATAACAACTACATTGTAATTTTCACAGGCAAGGGAGCGGACGTCATACTGGACTGCATCGGTGGGCGTAACTGGGAGCAAAATGTGAGCTGCTTAGCCACTGATGGCAGGTGGGTGCTGTACGGCACCATGGGGGGCAGGGCAGTCGAGGGAGATCTCCTGGGCAGACTGCTCTCCAAGCGAGGACACTTGCTCAGCAGCCTCCTGCGCTCTCGCAGCCTTCGGGTGAGAATTCAAgccaaacaaaaatgacatgcCAGCTGTGTTTTCCTCATCTCTGCATGCTGACTCAGATCAAATGAAAATTCAGCAGGTCCGCCTTTCGCTGCGCACTCTGCGTCTCCTTTTCCAAAACGAGGGCAATTTAAGGCCTCATCTCTTGTCTTTTCACGTCTGTAACTGAGACTGATTCTGACTTTGCGTTTTTCCTCTTCACAGTACAAAGCGGACCTGATCAGCGCTTTTTCACACAGAGTGTTACCGCATTTCTCAGACCAGGCTGCCTCCTTGAGGCCAGTGATTGACAGCACATTCAACCTGGAGGACATCGCAGAGGCTCATAGGCACATGGAGGCCAACAAAAACACGGGGAAGATTGTCATTAATGTGATTCCTCAGAAGCAGGAAACTCAGTGATGACCAGCTGCAGCGACATTAACAGAAATGTAATGGCTCTGAAATGCGCTATTGATTTATGTCAAGGAATCTGACAACACAGTGTTACTTGAAATCGGTTTGTTTCACACAAATGTCGatcatgattttaaaatatgcaaCCATCCACCAAGAAAATAGTCCAAAGGTGATATTTTGTTACAGTGAGGTTTCTGTAGTGCCATAATAGTGATAACTGATTCAGTATTA
Coding sequences within:
- the tp53i3 gene encoding quinone oxidoreductase PIG3 — encoded protein: MHHILRTGRVLLGNTYQTAWRKCCSSFAEMMQAVCVDVPGGPENLLLRTVPRPQPKDGEVLIKVHATALNRADLLQRRGLYPPPPGESDIIGLEVAGTVDALGPGVRRGWKTADRVMALLCGGGYAEYVAVPEELLMPAPPNLTLCQAAAIPEAWLTAFQLLDLIAQVKEGEVVLAHAGASGVGTAAVQLVRLFGAVPIVTAGSPEKLKMAEGLGAAAGFNYKEESFAQGVHDFTGGKGADVILDCIGGRNWEQNVSCLATDGRWVLYGTMGGRAVEGDLLGRLLSKRGHLLSSLLRSRSLRYKADLISAFSHRVLPHFSDQAASLRPVIDSTFNLEDIAEAHRHMEANKNTGKIVINVIPQKQETQ